In Vibrio hippocampi, the following are encoded in one genomic region:
- a CDS encoding phospholipase A — MKGINRNIVKVCVLFPVSFSLVAHESNEHDEGEPAKLSAVEERLQLEHETQDNPFVLTPHKMNYILPYTKTNSINREAYTSNPSWQENFDDQEAKIQLSIKVPLNYGDMFVEGDALYFGFTAQSWWQIYSDDISAPFRETNYQPELFYAAPTNWTHFDHKFAWGAGVEHQSNGRSEPLSRSWNRAYLLALWEQDNTAFAIRPWVRISESAEDDDNPDIDDYMGNFEATAAYKYQNIKLFGLVRNNFSTHKGFVELGVTFPIWKRLRGYIQYTDGYGESLIDYNHSQRRYGIGLALTDPI, encoded by the coding sequence ATGAAAGGTATAAATAGAAATATTGTTAAAGTCTGCGTTTTATTTCCTGTGAGTTTTTCTTTAGTGGCACATGAAAGTAATGAACACGATGAAGGAGAACCCGCCAAACTGTCAGCGGTAGAAGAACGACTTCAACTTGAACATGAGACACAAGATAACCCGTTTGTGCTTACACCGCACAAAATGAACTATATCCTTCCATATACCAAAACGAATTCGATCAATAGAGAGGCGTACACCAGCAATCCGAGCTGGCAGGAGAACTTTGATGATCAGGAAGCCAAGATCCAACTGAGTATAAAAGTACCGCTTAACTATGGTGATATGTTTGTTGAAGGTGATGCACTTTACTTTGGCTTTACCGCTCAATCTTGGTGGCAAATTTATTCGGATGACATTTCAGCGCCATTTAGAGAGACCAATTACCAGCCTGAGCTGTTCTATGCGGCACCGACTAACTGGACCCACTTTGACCACAAGTTTGCTTGGGGTGCTGGGGTTGAACACCAATCCAATGGTCGAAGTGAGCCCCTATCAAGAAGTTGGAATAGAGCGTATTTACTGGCGCTATGGGAGCAAGACAATACGGCCTTTGCCATTCGACCTTGGGTAAGAATAAGTGAAAGTGCAGAAGATGACGACAATCCAGATATCGACGACTACATGGGCAACTTTGAAGCCACCGCGGCGTACAAATATCAGAACATAAAACTGTTCGGTTTGGTTCGTAATAACTTTTCGACCCACAAAGGGTTTGTTGAGTTGGGTGTCACGTTCCCTATCTGGAAGCGTCTACGAGGCTACATTCAATATACCGATGGTTATGGAGAGTCATTGATTGACTATAACCACTCTCAACGTCGCTATGGTATCGGTCTCGCGTTGACGGACCCGATTTGA
- a CDS encoding efflux RND transporter periplasmic adaptor subunit, giving the protein MKSQSKNTLVALAIAAAITGCSQEEVKVVDKSPRPVNVVELGAQDSTYQQFFAGRLESVDEANVAFRVPGTITEVYVAPGDMVRKGDKLAQLDQHDYQVALMELQARLSESESAHRLASSELRRVKQAIADNAIATVNLDRAKSGYERTKAAIEVVQQNIKKAEDAIRYTTLIAPFDGVIGEQNSEQFEQVLPGIPAFKIHKPSKLQAEIDVPESLIERFDYGQTAMVFWHSAEVSLSAVATEIGTVPHPIKQTYSVVFELDENEATLLPGKSVIVEAQFDTAADVHCLPYSTLFQYQGSDSVYVVQDSKAVATPVKVKHLLGNDVCVSGAIQSGDNVITAGVGFLKPNQMVGDLIVVDKD; this is encoded by the coding sequence ATGAAAAGCCAATCAAAAAATACCCTAGTTGCACTTGCTATTGCTGCCGCCATTACGGGTTGCAGCCAAGAAGAAGTGAAAGTTGTCGATAAGTCACCACGTCCAGTTAATGTGGTGGAACTTGGTGCTCAAGATTCGACGTATCAACAATTTTTTGCCGGACGCCTTGAGTCCGTAGACGAAGCCAATGTTGCTTTCCGCGTACCGGGCACCATTACCGAGGTGTATGTTGCACCGGGTGATATGGTCAGAAAAGGCGACAAACTGGCGCAACTTGATCAGCACGACTATCAAGTTGCACTGATGGAGCTACAGGCTCGCTTGAGTGAATCTGAGTCTGCCCACCGACTGGCAAGTTCTGAACTACGCCGCGTAAAACAAGCGATAGCAGACAATGCGATTGCAACCGTGAATCTTGACCGTGCAAAAAGTGGTTATGAACGCACTAAAGCCGCGATAGAAGTGGTTCAGCAAAACATCAAAAAAGCCGAAGATGCGATTCGTTATACCACGTTGATTGCCCCGTTTGACGGTGTCATTGGTGAACAAAACAGTGAACAGTTTGAACAAGTTCTGCCGGGCATTCCTGCCTTTAAAATTCATAAGCCTTCTAAGCTTCAAGCGGAAATAGACGTACCAGAAAGCCTGATTGAGCGTTTCGATTATGGTCAAACGGCGATGGTGTTTTGGCATAGTGCTGAGGTAAGCCTTTCGGCCGTCGCGACGGAAATCGGCACGGTGCCTCACCCAATTAAGCAAACTTATTCCGTGGTTTTCGAGCTTGATGAAAACGAAGCCACTTTGCTACCAGGAAAATCGGTGATCGTTGAAGCCCAGTTTGATACCGCTGCCGATGTACATTGTTTGCCTTACTCAACGCTATTTCAATATCAAGGTTCGGACAGTGTCTATGTCGTTCAAGATTCAAAAGCAGTAGCAACACCGGTAAAAGTTAAGCACCTATTAGGCAATGATGTGTGTGTAAGTGGAGCTATTCAATCGGGTGACAATGTTATTACGGCAGGTGTCGGCTTCCTTAAACCAAACCAAATGGTGGGTGACCTCATCGTAGTGGACAAAGACTAA
- a CDS encoding efflux RND transporter permease subunit, whose amino-acid sequence MNIAEFAIRQRTFVAFFTVLCIIAGVASYFKLGKLEDPTFTVKSAVIVTLYPGASAKEVEEQVTDKVETKLQEMASLDELRSLSTPGMSMIFVDLREDIQSSQLPQEWDLLRRKVSDGKLQLPATAQISVVQDEFSEVYGMLFAMTSDGIPMSELKDHAQELQRRLKAVKGIKKIELHGVQQQVVNIELPEERLAQFQLSAAQVISQLNSQNAIYDAGHFKAGIERIRMEQNSEFQSVEDVANFMIKGGVGGLSTGLIRLGDIADISMGYQEPALSISRFNGQNAITLAVSPVPGVNVVSLGDELRETIADFKQKLPLGVEIEDIAFQPDEVTKSINNFVSNLLESVLIVVAVLWVFMGVKSAMIVGSSLLITILCTLVFMNMMSIDLQRVSLGTFILALGMLVDNAIVIVDLFTVKLNKGIERTKAGIEAVKETALPLFAATVIAAMGTLPVILSNTDASEFSESVPQIMMSSLMFSWLVAVSVTVLMCWFWIKPVPQTAEKKQSKFAIGYRKAVSWMVENPKKGLSAVIPLIMITVALIPQVRVVFMPTSDRAMVFLDYWLPNGAQIEQTSQDMMKIEDWLLQQPEVKNFSTYVGASAPRFSVTVEPEPFDSAYGQILINTVDYASIKPLIERGDVWLKAEFPQAEPRFRALKLATSDKYSIEARFSGPDPKVLKELSLQAQAILEQNPNAKYIRDDWRQPSKVIKPLINEDQARRAGINRTDIALALKRVSDGFPISQMKLEDEIIPIQVRGRDVTLADLNSVPVQSLLGVHTVPLGQVVDGFELKMEESMIWRRDRVPTITVQAGVEGTTVALAREYSREAIEAIELPYGYTLKWGGEYYDENKAIVDTLSNLPAAMLVMVVIMVAMFNGFKQPVIIFGTVPLALTGVVAMLLISDKAFGFMALVGLICLSGMIIKNGIVLIDQIELERKNGADLSSAIKEATMNRTMAISMGALTTMLGMIPLMTDLLFDQMAATIIGGLAAATFLSLFVMPALYKLFYKGEEQQATNEASTLIEN is encoded by the coding sequence ATGAATATTGCAGAATTTGCTATTAGACAAAGAACCTTCGTCGCGTTTTTCACTGTTCTTTGTATTATCGCGGGTGTCGCTTCTTACTTTAAACTCGGTAAGTTGGAAGACCCTACCTTTACAGTCAAAAGTGCGGTTATTGTCACCTTATATCCTGGTGCTTCCGCTAAAGAGGTGGAAGAGCAGGTCACCGATAAAGTCGAAACAAAACTTCAAGAAATGGCGTCACTGGACGAATTGCGATCACTTTCAACGCCGGGCATGTCAATGATATTCGTTGACTTGCGTGAAGACATCCAGTCTTCACAGTTACCGCAAGAATGGGACTTACTGCGCCGTAAAGTGAGTGACGGTAAGCTCCAACTGCCCGCAACTGCGCAAATCAGTGTGGTGCAGGATGAGTTTTCAGAGGTGTATGGAATGTTGTTCGCGATGACCAGTGACGGTATTCCAATGTCAGAATTGAAAGATCACGCCCAAGAGCTTCAACGTCGCCTAAAAGCGGTGAAAGGGATCAAGAAAATCGAACTGCACGGTGTTCAGCAACAAGTGGTGAACATTGAACTTCCTGAAGAGCGCTTAGCTCAGTTCCAACTCTCGGCGGCGCAAGTCATTAGTCAGCTTAATAGCCAAAATGCGATTTATGATGCGGGTCACTTCAAAGCGGGTATCGAGCGTATTCGTATGGAACAAAATAGTGAGTTCCAATCGGTTGAAGACGTCGCGAACTTTATGATTAAAGGTGGTGTTGGCGGTTTAAGTACCGGTCTGATTCGTTTGGGTGACATTGCGGATATTTCAATGGGTTATCAAGAGCCCGCATTAAGCATTAGCCGCTTCAACGGTCAAAATGCGATTACCCTTGCAGTGAGCCCAGTACCGGGCGTGAACGTGGTTTCATTAGGTGACGAACTGCGCGAAACCATTGCCGACTTCAAACAGAAGCTACCTTTGGGTGTTGAGATTGAAGATATTGCCTTCCAGCCGGACGAAGTGACCAAATCAATCAATAATTTTGTCAGTAACCTTCTAGAAAGTGTCCTGATTGTGGTTGCCGTGCTTTGGGTCTTCATGGGTGTTAAGAGCGCCATGATTGTTGGCTCTAGCTTGTTGATTACCATTCTTTGTACCCTTGTGTTTATGAACATGATGTCAATAGACTTGCAGCGTGTTTCATTGGGTACCTTTATCCTTGCACTTGGTATGTTGGTGGACAACGCCATCGTGATTGTTGACCTATTTACGGTAAAACTGAACAAGGGCATTGAAAGAACCAAAGCGGGCATTGAAGCGGTCAAAGAAACAGCGCTACCTCTATTTGCTGCGACAGTAATTGCCGCAATGGGGACGTTACCGGTCATCCTTTCTAATACCGATGCGTCTGAGTTTTCAGAGTCGGTACCTCAAATCATGATGTCTTCGTTAATGTTCTCATGGTTGGTGGCAGTGTCAGTGACGGTACTTATGTGTTGGTTCTGGATTAAACCTGTGCCCCAAACGGCAGAGAAAAAACAGTCAAAATTTGCTATTGGCTATCGCAAAGCGGTGAGCTGGATGGTTGAGAACCCGAAAAAAGGTCTGTCTGCGGTTATTCCACTGATTATGATTACGGTTGCGCTTATTCCACAAGTTCGCGTTGTGTTTATGCCAACGTCTGACCGAGCAATGGTGTTCCTTGATTACTGGCTACCGAATGGTGCGCAAATTGAGCAAACGTCACAGGACATGATGAAGATCGAGGACTGGCTACTACAGCAACCTGAAGTGAAGAACTTCTCTACTTATGTTGGGGCAAGTGCGCCACGTTTCTCAGTAACGGTTGAACCAGAACCTTTTGACTCGGCGTATGGACAGATCCTGATTAACACCGTGGACTATGCATCAATTAAACCATTAATCGAACGTGGTGATGTTTGGCTGAAAGCGGAATTCCCACAAGCTGAGCCTCGCTTTAGAGCGCTTAAACTTGCGACTTCAGACAAATATAGCATCGAAGCGCGCTTTAGCGGTCCCGATCCGAAAGTGTTGAAAGAGTTATCGTTGCAAGCGCAAGCGATACTAGAGCAAAACCCAAATGCCAAATACATTCGTGATGACTGGCGTCAGCCAAGTAAGGTGATTAAACCATTAATTAATGAAGACCAAGCGCGTCGAGCGGGTATTAACCGCACAGACATTGCTTTGGCATTGAAACGCGTATCAGACGGCTTCCCGATTAGCCAAATGAAACTTGAAGATGAAATTATTCCAATCCAAGTACGTGGTCGTGATGTCACGCTGGCGGATTTGAACTCAGTTCCTGTGCAGTCACTATTGGGTGTTCACACGGTGCCACTGGGGCAAGTTGTTGATGGCTTTGAGTTGAAAATGGAAGAGTCGATGATTTGGCGTCGTGACCGTGTACCGACTATCACCGTTCAAGCGGGCGTTGAGGGCACAACAGTCGCACTAGCGCGTGAATATAGCCGAGAAGCCATTGAAGCGATTGAATTACCTTATGGTTACACCTTGAAGTGGGGTGGTGAATACTACGACGAAAACAAAGCAATTGTTGATACCTTGTCCAATTTACCTGCTGCGATGTTAGTGATGGTGGTGATTATGGTGGCGATGTTTAACGGCTTTAAGCAACCGGTGATTATTTTTGGCACCGTGCCACTGGCGTTAACAGGTGTTGTAGCCATGCTACTGATATCTGATAAAGCGTTTGGATTCATGGCGTTAGTCGGACTGATTTGTTTGTCCGGTATGATCATCAAAAATGGCATTGTTTTGATTGACCAGATTGAGCTGGAACGCAAAAACGGCGCTGACCTATCGAGTGCCATTAAAGAAGCCACGATGAACCGCACCATGGCAATCTCAATGGGCGCACTAACCACGATGTTGGGTATGATTCCGTTAATGACCGACTTACTGTTCGACCAGATGGCAGCAACGATTATCGGGGGACTCGCCGCCGCGACTTTCCTATCACTGTTCGTGATGCCAGCACTGTACAAACTGTTCTACAAAGGTGAAGAACAACAGGCAACAAACGAAGCTTCGACTCTCATCGAAAACTAA
- a CDS encoding efflux transporter outer membrane subunit: MKLRKLRKFSPVLLSLILAGCAVGPKYQAPQDAVGNDFLYSDVQGVAHSEKAVQSEWWLAFDDAMLNQLVEQAQKQNITLKIAAERIKTAQSYQKAIESFKVPTIGLSAGATSYQISENDPLAGPLVTPEGLGPQLGSLTGGDALIDNQYEFATVSANITWEADVFNRLGYQAESAQIRAEQAEILKQGMTTLITADVIHNYLQLRGAEQRKRIALETIESQQKTLKLVQSVVKSGYGSEVDLAQAKAALSMTRSVLPQLDIAQSVHKQRLAILLGETSSDMNQILTKGGELPDFSGVVPIGMPSEVLKNRPDIQIAEREMAAINADVGAAVANKYPKFYLTGAPGLLAGDFSDLFSSDSAAWVASIGVNWTIFDGGRSDALVEIQESRFQTAALSYEQSVNTAITEVETLLYAYGSSQELQSLTAETRVQADNTLSKANSLYKAGLVDYMTVLDAQRQQNLVKDREIAASLQTSQVIVGLHKALGGNWEVTQNTDTLEATETN, translated from the coding sequence ATGAAATTACGTAAATTACGCAAATTTAGCCCGGTACTTCTCTCGTTGATTCTTGCTGGTTGTGCGGTGGGTCCAAAGTACCAAGCGCCACAAGATGCGGTCGGTAACGACTTCCTTTATAGCGATGTACAAGGCGTTGCTCACAGTGAAAAAGCGGTTCAATCGGAATGGTGGTTGGCGTTTGATGATGCGATGCTGAATCAATTGGTTGAGCAGGCTCAAAAGCAGAACATTACGCTAAAAATTGCCGCTGAACGCATCAAAACAGCGCAATCTTACCAGAAAGCGATTGAGTCTTTTAAGGTACCAACGATTGGATTATCGGCAGGTGCCACCAGTTACCAAATCAGTGAAAACGACCCGCTCGCGGGTCCGTTAGTCACCCCGGAAGGGTTGGGTCCACAACTCGGTAGCCTAACGGGCGGCGACGCACTGATCGACAATCAATATGAGTTTGCGACGGTAAGCGCGAACATCACTTGGGAAGCGGATGTGTTTAATCGCCTAGGTTACCAAGCGGAGTCTGCACAGATCCGTGCCGAGCAAGCGGAGATCTTGAAGCAGGGCATGACGACGCTGATTACCGCCGATGTGATTCACAACTACCTTCAGTTACGTGGTGCGGAACAGCGCAAGCGAATCGCCCTTGAGACCATAGAGTCTCAACAGAAAACGCTCAAGCTGGTGCAAAGTGTGGTGAAGAGTGGTTATGGCTCAGAAGTTGACCTTGCACAAGCAAAAGCGGCGCTATCGATGACTCGCTCAGTACTGCCTCAATTGGATATCGCTCAGAGTGTACATAAGCAGCGCTTGGCGATTCTGTTAGGTGAAACGTCTTCGGATATGAATCAGATCCTCACGAAGGGCGGGGAACTGCCGGACTTTAGTGGCGTTGTTCCTATCGGCATGCCGTCGGAGGTTCTGAAAAATCGCCCAGACATTCAAATTGCTGAACGTGAGATGGCGGCGATTAACGCCGATGTTGGTGCCGCGGTAGCGAATAAATATCCGAAGTTTTACCTCACCGGTGCCCCCGGTCTGCTAGCTGGCGATTTTAGTGACTTGTTCAGTAGCGATTCTGCAGCATGGGTCGCCAGTATCGGTGTCAACTGGACCATTTTTGATGGCGGTCGCTCTGATGCATTAGTCGAGATCCAAGAAAGCCGATTCCAAACCGCAGCCTTGTCTTATGAGCAGTCGGTGAATACGGCGATTACTGAAGTCGAGACCTTGCTTTATGCCTACGGCAGTAGCCAAGAGCTGCAGTCATTGACGGCAGAAACTCGAGTCCAAGCCGATAACACGTTATCAAAGGCTAACTCGCTTTATAAGGCCGGCTTAGTGGATTACATGACGGTATTAGATGCTCAACGTCAGCAAAATTTAGTCAAAGATCGTGAAATTGCAGCCAGCTTGCAAACCTCTCAGGTCATCGTGGGTTTACATAAGGCATTAGGTGGCAACTGGGAAGTGACTCAGAACACCGACACGCTTGAAGCAACAGAAACGAACTAA
- the gltS gene encoding sodium/glutamate symporter, with protein MEFENNILQLSSFFAVTMGIVVLFIGRRLNQVVGFLKEFSIPEPVSGGILVSTLFALLYATTSIEVQFDLMARDVLLVYFFTTIGINASLKDLLKGGKPLVVLLAITIFFMVMQNIVGVSVASLFGLEPVFGLLSGSISLIGGHGTAIAWAPKVAQEFGLESAMEIGIASATFGLILASLMGGPIAKYLIKKHNLAPAKPTQQDNQQQAQSSVKESLTSFQFLDAVLAIHICIIVGVFLNEAISQTGLQLPLFVSCLFAGIVITNVIPESYPRVSGTKWPTRSPAISLIADIALGTFLAMSLMSMQLWTLIDLAGPIFAILGMQLLLAVVINIFVVFPSMGKTYDAAVVCAGFGGISLGSTPTAMANMSAVSQKYGHSAQAFIIVPLVCAFFIDLANALIIPYFMGMM; from the coding sequence ATGGAATTTGAAAATAATATATTACAGCTAAGCTCATTCTTTGCTGTGACAATGGGCATCGTAGTGCTGTTTATCGGTCGCAGGCTCAACCAAGTGGTTGGATTCTTAAAAGAGTTCAGCATCCCAGAGCCTGTTTCTGGCGGCATACTGGTTTCAACCCTGTTCGCTTTACTTTACGCCACCACCTCTATTGAAGTGCAGTTTGACCTGATGGCACGTGATGTGTTGCTGGTGTACTTCTTCACCACGATTGGTATTAATGCAAGCCTGAAAGACCTACTCAAAGGTGGCAAACCATTAGTGGTGCTACTGGCGATTACGATCTTCTTTATGGTGATGCAAAATATCGTTGGAGTCTCAGTCGCTTCCCTGTTTGGCTTAGAGCCAGTGTTTGGCTTGTTGAGCGGCAGTATCTCGCTGATTGGTGGTCATGGTACCGCTATCGCTTGGGCACCCAAAGTCGCACAAGAATTTGGTTTAGAGAGCGCAATGGAGATCGGCATTGCCAGTGCCACGTTTGGTTTGATCCTTGCCAGTTTAATGGGGGGTCCAATTGCAAAATACCTGATTAAAAAGCATAACCTAGCGCCTGCAAAGCCGACGCAACAAGACAACCAGCAACAGGCACAAAGCTCCGTTAAAGAGAGTCTGACCTCTTTTCAATTCTTGGATGCGGTACTGGCGATTCATATTTGTATTATCGTTGGTGTGTTTCTTAATGAAGCCATCAGTCAAACCGGTTTGCAACTGCCGTTGTTCGTCTCATGTTTATTTGCGGGTATTGTGATTACCAATGTTATCCCTGAGTCTTACCCAAGAGTCTCTGGCACAAAGTGGCCAACGCGCTCTCCGGCGATCAGTTTAATCGCGGATATCGCATTGGGGACTTTTTTAGCGATGTCTCTGATGAGCATGCAGCTATGGACGTTGATTGATTTGGCCGGTCCTATCTTTGCAATTCTTGGTATGCAGTTGTTGCTTGCGGTCGTGATCAACATCTTTGTCGTGTTCCCATCCATGGGTAAAACCTACGATGCAGCGGTTGTCTGTGCTGGTTTTGGCGGGATTTCATTGGGTTCGACGCCAACAGCGATGGCAAACATGTCGGCAGTGAGCCAGAAATATGGTCACTCAGCACAAGCGTTTATCATTGTGCCTCTTGTGTGTGCGTTCTTTATCGATTTAGCCAATGCGCTGATCATCCCTTACTTTATGGGAATGATGTAG